Within the Comamonadaceae bacterium OTU4NAUVB1 genome, the region GCCGACTGCACGGTCGCCGGCAGCACGCACAGGTACATCACACCGACGTAGAGCGCCGGCGTCACCAGTGGCGAGAGCACCGGCCGCAGCGCCAGCCCGAGCAGCGGGAACAACATGAAGGTGCACGCGAAGATCAGCAGGTGCAGACGCCAATGCCCGGCGCCGGCGAGGATGGCTTCGCGCGAGAGCTTGGCGCCGTGCAGGAAGAACAGCAGCCCGATGGCGAATGCGGTGAGGATCTGGAAACCCTTCGCCACGTCGCCGGAGGCCGGAAGGAGGCTCGCGGCCACCACGGTGGCGACCAGGGCGAGGGTGAAGTTGTCGGGGAGGAAGCGTGAACGTGCCATGGCCGCGATTGGACCCGTGCCGGCACGGAAAGGGAAATGGATTTATCTGATGGTTCTATGATCCGGGCGCATGAATGTGACGCTGCGTCAGCTCCGAGTGTTCCGCGCCGCCGCCCAGGAACTCAACTTCAGCCGGGCCGGCGACGCCGTCGGTCTCACCCAGCCGGCGGTCAGCCGCTCGATCCTCGAACTCGAAGTGCAGCTGGGCCTCAAGCTGCTCGACCGCACCACGCGCGAGGTGGTGCTCACCGAGGCGGGTGCCTCGCTCGCGGCGCGCCTGGATCGCGTGCTCGACGAGCTCGATCAGACCCTGCAGGACGTCAGCGGCATGGCCAGCGGACGGCGCGGCAAGGTGCGCGTGGCCAGCAGCCCGACGCTGTCGGCGCACCTGATGCCCGCCTGCATCGCGGCCTGCACCCGGCGCGAACCCGACATCGAGCTGGTCCTGCTCGACCGCGTGCAGCAGGACGTGCTGGACAGCGTGCGCGGCGGCGAGGTGGACTTCGGCGTCGTGATCGAGCCGTCCTCGGCCGACGACCTGCAGGCCGAGACGATCCTGGTCGATCCCTTCGTGCTGGTGGTG harbors:
- a CDS encoding LysR family transcriptional regulator encodes the protein MNVTLRQLRVFRAAAQELNFSRAGDAVGLTQPAVSRSILELEVQLGLKLLDRTTREVVLTEAGASLAARLDRVLDELDQTLQDVSGMASGRRGKVRVASSPTLSAHLMPACIAACTRREPDIELVLLDRVQQDVLDSVRGGEVDFGVVIEPSSADDLQAETILVDPFVLVVPADHALAGRQEVRWAELAERPLVLLDHSSGSRRLIDDALRAHGVVPRVAQQLGHPTTVFRMIEAGIGIGVMPALAAAPQALAPLRVLPLAPRVRRRVMLVHRRNRAPSPLAQRVWQLIAGVARAGAGTATA